From one Haloferax marinisediminis genomic stretch:
- the carB gene encoding carbamoyl-phosphate synthase large subunit translates to MTDEDTSAGTQNGTEDRTILLIGSGPIQIGQAAEFDYSGAQACRALREEGARVVLVNSNPATIMTDPEMADKVYIEPITTEAISEIIRKERPDGVIAGLGGQTGLNVTAELAEEGVLDEFDVEIMGTPLDTIYATEDRDLFRQRMEKIGQPVPRSTTISLEDGEKVQNITEADLQERVEASVDDVGGLPVIARTTYTLGGSGSGVVHEMDELVSRVRKGLRLSRNSEVLITESISGWVELEYEVMRDADDSCIIICNMENIDPMGIHTGESTVVTPSQVIPDEGHQEMRDAALEVIRELGIQGGCNIQFAWHDDGTPGGEYRVVEVNPRVSRSSALASKATGYPIARVTAKVALGKRLHEITNEITGETTAAFEPAIDYVVTKVPRWPKDKFTDVDFTLSTAMKSTGEAMAIGRTFEESLMKALRSSEYDPAADWDEVSDDELEAEFLVKPTPDRPYAIFEAFERGYTVDDVVELTGIEEWYVERFGRIVESVEAASEGDFAAAASAGHTNASIATATGTTVDEVEQNVPGRTYKQVDTCAGEFAAQTPYYYSARKPEFFRGPFKGDSAGNELRVDRDMESVVVVGGGPIRIGQGVEFDYCSVHAVQALRDLGIDAHVVNNNPETVSTDYDTSDGLFFEPITAEEVADVIEAIDADGVMLQFGGQTSVNIGHPLETELKRRGVDCEILGTTIDAMDLAEDRDRFNRLMDDLGILQPQGGSATSEAEALDLANELGYPVLVRPSYVLGGRAMEVVHSDDELKEYIEEAVRVSPDKPILIDEFLADGVELDVDAVSDGERVLIGGVMEHVEAAGVHSGDSACMIPPRSLDDETMARVREVTEDIAKALDTVGLMNVQLAVKENDDGSNDVYVLEANPRSSRTVPFVSKATGVPIAKLAAKVMAGNTLDELEATEQIPDQVSVKEVVLPFDRLPGSDPRLGPEMKSTGEVMGTATTFAKAYEKAQIAANDAIPLDGTVYVDLADSEFPDADSEAGQALLDGFADYYDVLTPGDVDDLLPLLREGDIDFVVSRDRETLIDCVEEEVGYFSTYASSKAALEARGAADEDIDVHPVSERPRTIANWGQ, encoded by the coding sequence ATGACTGACGAGGACACATCAGCCGGAACTCAGAACGGAACAGAGGACCGGACGATTCTGCTCATCGGAAGTGGCCCGATTCAAATCGGACAAGCAGCGGAATTCGACTACTCCGGCGCGCAGGCCTGCCGCGCGCTGCGAGAGGAAGGCGCACGAGTTGTCCTCGTCAACTCCAACCCCGCGACCATCATGACCGACCCCGAGATGGCCGACAAGGTCTACATCGAGCCCATCACGACGGAGGCCATTTCGGAGATCATCCGGAAGGAACGCCCCGACGGCGTCATCGCCGGACTTGGTGGCCAGACGGGACTGAACGTCACGGCCGAGTTGGCAGAAGAAGGCGTCCTCGACGAGTTCGACGTCGAAATCATGGGGACGCCCCTGGACACCATCTACGCGACCGAAGACCGCGACCTCTTCCGTCAGCGGATGGAGAAGATTGGACAACCCGTCCCGCGCTCGACGACCATCTCACTCGAAGACGGTGAGAAGGTCCAGAACATCACCGAAGCAGACCTCCAAGAACGCGTCGAAGCGTCCGTCGACGACGTCGGCGGCCTCCCCGTCATCGCCCGCACTACCTACACGCTCGGTGGCTCAGGGTCCGGCGTCGTCCACGAGATGGACGAACTCGTCAGCCGTGTCCGCAAGGGACTTCGCCTCTCGCGTAACAGCGAAGTGCTCATCACGGAGTCCATCTCCGGTTGGGTCGAACTCGAATACGAAGTGATGCGCGACGCCGACGACTCGTGTATCATCATCTGTAACATGGAGAACATCGACCCGATGGGGATTCACACCGGCGAGTCCACCGTCGTCACCCCATCGCAGGTCATTCCCGACGAAGGTCACCAAGAGATGCGCGACGCCGCACTCGAAGTTATCCGCGAACTCGGCATCCAGGGTGGCTGTAACATCCAGTTCGCGTGGCACGACGACGGCACACCCGGCGGCGAGTACCGCGTCGTCGAAGTGAACCCGCGTGTCTCTCGCTCCTCCGCGCTCGCGTCGAAGGCGACCGGCTACCCAATCGCCCGCGTGACGGCGAAAGTCGCCCTCGGCAAGCGCCTCCACGAGATTACGAACGAGATTACCGGCGAGACGACCGCCGCCTTCGAACCCGCAATCGACTACGTCGTCACGAAGGTCCCGCGCTGGCCCAAGGACAAGTTCACCGACGTAGACTTCACGCTCTCGACGGCGATGAAGTCCACCGGTGAGGCGATGGCTATCGGCCGGACGTTCGAAGAGTCACTGATGAAGGCGCTTCGCTCCTCGGAGTACGACCCCGCCGCCGACTGGGACGAGGTGTCCGACGACGAACTCGAAGCAGAGTTCCTCGTGAAGCCGACACCCGACCGTCCGTACGCCATCTTCGAGGCGTTCGAACGTGGCTACACGGTCGACGACGTGGTCGAACTCACGGGAATCGAAGAGTGGTACGTCGAGCGCTTCGGCCGCATCGTCGAATCGGTCGAAGCCGCCTCGGAGGGTGACTTCGCCGCCGCCGCATCCGCCGGGCACACGAACGCCAGCATCGCAACGGCGACTGGCACCACCGTCGACGAAGTCGAGCAGAACGTCCCCGGCCGCACGTACAAGCAGGTCGACACCTGTGCCGGCGAGTTCGCCGCACAGACGCCATACTACTACTCCGCCCGCAAACCCGAGTTCTTCCGCGGACCGTTCAAAGGCGACTCCGCGGGCAACGAACTCCGCGTCGACCGCGACATGGAGAGCGTCGTCGTGGTCGGTGGCGGCCCCATCCGTATCGGACAGGGTGTCGAGTTCGACTACTGTTCGGTCCACGCCGTCCAGGCCCTCCGCGACCTCGGAATCGACGCGCACGTCGTCAACAACAACCCCGAGACGGTCTCGACGGACTACGACACCTCCGACGGCCTCTTCTTCGAACCAATCACGGCCGAAGAAGTCGCCGACGTCATCGAGGCAATCGACGCCGACGGGGTGATGCTCCAGTTCGGTGGCCAGACCTCGGTCAACATCGGTCACCCGCTGGAGACCGAACTCAAGCGTCGCGGTGTCGACTGTGAGATTCTCGGAACCACCATCGACGCGATGGACCTCGCCGAAGACCGCGACCGGTTCAACCGCCTGATGGACGACCTCGGCATCCTCCAGCCACAAGGTGGCTCTGCCACGAGCGAGGCCGAAGCGCTCGACCTCGCCAACGAACTCGGCTACCCCGTCCTCGTCCGCCCGTCGTACGTCCTCGGCGGCCGCGCGATGGAAGTCGTCCACTCCGACGACGAACTCAAAGAGTACATCGAGGAAGCAGTCCGCGTCTCGCCCGACAAGCCAATCCTCATCGACGAGTTCCTCGCCGACGGTGTCGAACTCGACGTCGACGCCGTCTCCGACGGCGAACGCGTCCTCATCGGTGGCGTGATGGAACACGTCGAGGCCGCCGGTGTCCACTCCGGTGACTCCGCGTGTATGATTCCGCCGCGCTCGCTCGACGACGAGACGATGGCGCGTGTCCGCGAGGTCACAGAAGATATCGCAAAAGCGCTCGACACGGTCGGCCTGATGAACGTCCAACTCGCCGTCAAGGAGAACGACGACGGGTCGAACGACGTGTACGTCCTCGAAGCCAACCCGCGTTCGTCGCGGACGGTCCCGTTCGTCTCGAAGGCGACGGGCGTCCCGATCGCGAAACTCGCAGCGAAGGTCATGGCCGGCAACACGCTGGACGAACTCGAAGCGACCGAGCAGATTCCCGACCAGGTCTCGGTCAAGGAAGTCGTCCTCCCGTTCGACCGCCTGCCGGGTTCGGACCCGCGCCTCGGCCCGGAGATGAAGTCCACGGGTGAGGTCATGGGAACCGCGACCACGTTCGCCAAGGCCTACGAGAAAGCCCAGATTGCAGCGAACGATGCCATCCCGCTCGATGGGACGGTCTACGTCGACCTCGCCGATTCGGAGTTCCCTGACGCCGACAGCGAAGCGGGACAGGCACTCCTCGACGGGTTCGCCGACTACTACGACGTACTCACGCCCGGCGACGTAGACGACCTCCTGCCGCTCCTCCGCGAGGGTGACATCGACTTCGTCGTCTCCCGTGACCGCGAGACGCTCATCGACTGTGTCGAAGAGGAAGTCGGCTACTTCTCGACGTACGCCTCCTCGAAGGCAGCCCTCGAAGCACGCGGCGCGGCGGACGAGGACATCGACGTCCACCCCGTCTCCGAGCGCCCGCGCACCATCGCCAACTGGGGTCAGTAG
- a CDS encoding KaiC domain-containing protein yields the protein MSDDDDWFERALRERRDDTDEAAADPETVELDDENHDHADRDGRSDDESASGSPANDSDGAAAPADSMENAGDDPFSTNFAEAFKNAPMPDIGDSDDEFGGSAGSGMGDDFHFDSNATRESLQFDDDDFESDIDRIDIGIEGLDEMILGGVPERSLMVTIGSAGTGKTTFGLQFLYEALKNGDNAVYITLEESRSRILDTADEKGWQFSEYEADGNLAIVDLDPVEMANSLSSIRNDLPRLVDEFDADRLVLDSVSLLEMMYDHPSKRRSEVFDFTRSLKDAGVTTMLTSEADQTNPYVSRHGIVEYLSDAVFVLQYVRPDDFRETRLAIEIQKIRDANHSRETKPYELTSEGISVYRQANIF from the coding sequence GTGAGCGACGACGACGACTGGTTCGAGCGGGCGCTCCGCGAGCGCCGCGACGACACGGACGAAGCCGCCGCCGACCCAGAAACTGTGGAACTGGACGACGAGAACCACGACCACGCCGATAGAGACGGTCGCAGTGACGACGAGAGCGCGTCGGGTTCGCCGGCGAACGACTCGGATGGAGCGGCAGCGCCAGCCGACTCGATGGAGAACGCGGGCGACGACCCGTTCTCGACGAACTTCGCGGAGGCGTTCAAAAACGCGCCGATGCCAGACATCGGCGATTCCGACGACGAATTCGGTGGGTCCGCCGGCAGTGGGATGGGCGACGACTTTCACTTCGACAGCAACGCGACCCGGGAGTCACTCCAGTTCGACGACGACGACTTCGAGTCGGACATCGACCGCATCGACATCGGCATCGAAGGACTCGACGAGATGATTCTCGGCGGCGTCCCGGAGCGGTCGCTCATGGTGACGATTGGGAGTGCCGGGACCGGCAAGACGACGTTCGGTCTGCAGTTCCTCTACGAAGCGCTCAAAAACGGAGACAACGCCGTCTACATCACGCTCGAAGAGAGCCGCAGTCGTATCCTCGACACCGCCGACGAGAAGGGCTGGCAGTTCTCGGAGTACGAAGCCGATGGAAACCTGGCAATCGTCGATTTGGACCCCGTCGAGATGGCCAACAGTCTCTCCAGCATTCGCAACGACTTACCTCGCCTCGTCGACGAGTTCGACGCCGACCGTCTCGTCCTCGACTCGGTCTCACTGCTCGAGATGATGTACGACCACCCCTCGAAGCGCCGGAGTGAAGTGTTCGACTTCACGCGCTCGCTGAAAGATGCCGGTGTGACGACTATGCTCACCTCCGAGGCAGACCAGACGAATCCGTACGTCTCTCGACACGGCATCGTCGAGTACCTCTCCGACGCGGTGTTCGTCCTCCAGTACGTCCGTCCCGACGACTTCCGAGAGACGCGACTCGCAATCGAGATACAGAAGATTCGCGATGCCAACCACTCTCGAGAGACGAAACCGTACGAACTCACGAGCGAGGGAATCAGCGTCTACCGGCAGGCGAATATCTTCTAA
- a CDS encoding pyridoxal phosphate-dependent decarboxylase family protein, with protein MASSTESGTLAPTPDEFRDLGYRAVDIIADYFESIDDLPVFPGKAQTEIEAVFEEPLPETGEDPASILEEWPTRVLPNATHVGSPRYFGYVMGSGTAMGVVADALAASINMNAGGWKPAPAATEIERQTISWIAEMIGYPTDCGGQFTSGGTMANLTAILTGLRAKAGYDTKRSGLQSADQSFTLYMSDHEGHSSIYRVAEILGLGSDAVRLVPSHDDFTMDVDALAEQLDEDVSNGDTPLCVVAQVGSVNVGAIDPLDEIATVCAERDIWFHADGACGALGAILPEKRPQYAGLERADSVTLDPHKWLYIPYDCGCVLVRDHSLLADAFEMHASYLEGTMRTPYEGLDYYEVGPQMSRGFRALKVWMSLKHYGVEGYRTLLSQNVHCTEHLDARVRDADDFVALHEPNLYLYSFQYAPPDLQALAADSPQARDAVDTYLDELNQRIADEIQLTGTAFVMTTSIHGRTVLRFSICSHRTTTDDIDRTFEALRDIGEQVDSSLRQTLDRHV; from the coding sequence ATGGCTTCCTCGACAGAGTCCGGTACACTTGCCCCCACGCCGGACGAGTTTCGCGACTTGGGATACCGCGCAGTCGACATCATCGCGGACTATTTCGAGAGTATAGACGACCTCCCAGTGTTCCCCGGCAAAGCACAGACAGAGATCGAAGCGGTGTTCGAAGAACCGTTGCCGGAGACTGGCGAGGACCCTGCATCGATTCTCGAAGAGTGGCCCACCCGAGTCCTTCCGAACGCGACACACGTGGGTTCGCCTCGGTACTTCGGCTACGTCATGGGTTCTGGAACGGCGATGGGGGTCGTCGCAGACGCACTCGCTGCCTCCATCAACATGAACGCCGGTGGGTGGAAACCCGCACCCGCTGCGACTGAAATCGAACGCCAGACGATCTCGTGGATCGCCGAGATGATTGGCTATCCCACAGACTGTGGTGGGCAGTTTACCAGCGGCGGGACGATGGCGAACCTCACTGCGATTCTCACTGGCCTCAGAGCAAAGGCTGGATACGACACGAAACGCAGTGGGCTCCAGTCAGCTGACCAGTCGTTCACACTCTACATGTCGGACCACGAAGGCCATTCGTCGATTTATCGTGTCGCAGAGATTCTCGGCCTCGGTAGCGACGCGGTCCGACTCGTCCCCAGCCACGACGATTTCACGATGGATGTCGACGCACTCGCCGAGCAACTCGACGAGGACGTGTCCAACGGCGACACCCCACTTTGTGTCGTCGCGCAGGTCGGCTCTGTCAACGTCGGCGCAATCGACCCGTTAGACGAAATTGCGACAGTCTGTGCGGAACGTGACATCTGGTTCCACGCGGATGGTGCGTGTGGCGCGCTTGGGGCGATTCTCCCAGAGAAGCGACCGCAGTACGCCGGCTTGGAACGCGCAGATTCGGTCACGTTGGACCCGCACAAGTGGCTCTATATCCCCTACGACTGTGGCTGTGTGCTCGTGCGCGACCACTCGCTACTGGCTGATGCGTTCGAGATGCACGCCTCGTACCTGGAGGGGACGATGCGAACTCCCTACGAGGGGCTGGATTACTACGAAGTCGGCCCACAGATGTCACGCGGGTTCCGGGCACTGAAAGTCTGGATGAGTTTGAAGCACTACGGCGTCGAGGGCTATCGCACACTGCTCTCACAGAACGTCCACTGTACGGAGCATCTCGACGCACGTGTCCGCGATGCAGACGATTTCGTCGCACTCCACGAGCCAAATCTGTATCTGTACTCGTTCCAGTACGCACCGCCTGACCTCCAGGCGCTCGCCGCAGACAGTCCACAGGCACGCGACGCTGTCGACACCTATCTCGACGAACTCAACCAGCGAATCGCCGACGAGATTCAGCTTACCGGCACTGCGTTCGTCATGACCACCTCGATTCACGGGCGCACAGTGCTTCGATTTTCTATCTGTAGCCACCGGACGACGACCGACGACATCGACCGAACCTTCGAAGCGCTTCGTGACATCGGCGAACAGGTAGATAGCAGCCTCCGACAGACACTCGACCGACACGTGTAG
- a CDS encoding universal stress protein, with protein sequence MAEHVLVPVDGSPQSVAALRFAASEWPEAHLTLLKVINPADPDYRERALSGSEEWYQDEKREARETFAEAKAEVGLVDTERVIDEVTAVGSPAKAIVDELSDDEADYDHVVMGSHGRTGVSRIVLGSVAEEVVRRAPVPVTIVR encoded by the coding sequence ATGGCCGAACACGTTCTCGTCCCCGTCGATGGGTCGCCCCAGTCGGTCGCTGCGCTCCGTTTTGCCGCGTCGGAGTGGCCGGAGGCTCATCTCACGCTGTTGAAAGTCATCAACCCTGCAGACCCAGACTATCGAGAACGTGCTCTCAGCGGGTCCGAAGAGTGGTATCAAGACGAAAAGCGCGAGGCGCGCGAGACGTTCGCCGAGGCGAAAGCCGAGGTTGGACTCGTCGACACGGAGCGCGTCATCGACGAAGTCACCGCCGTCGGCAGTCCAGCCAAGGCCATCGTCGACGAACTGAGTGACGACGAGGCCGACTACGACCACGTCGTGATGGGAAGCCACGGCCGAACTGGCGTCTCTCGAATCGTGCTTGGAAGCGTCGCCGAAGAAGTCGTCCGGCGCGCACCGGTCCCTGTCACAATCGTCCGGTAG
- a CDS encoding NAD(+)/NADH kinase — MKVGIVAQKGNSRAAYLAADMREALAAVDVEAVVDAATAEELDVGGFPVERLDECDLVVSIGGDGTFLYAARGADGVPILGVNLGEVGFLNAVSPDDAIDEVLSEVAAFRDGTPSVREVPRIVARGDDWEMDPSMNEVVVHGPRRGHGGGAGVEIRVDGSLYSGGHADGVLVTTPAGSTAYNLSEGGPLVHPGVEGLVVTEMAAREGMPSLVVPLDATVTVTVTDAESAVVVGDGRTRRTVSTPIEVRIEQSDSPVRLAGPTSDFFEALGKLD, encoded by the coding sequence ATGAAGGTCGGCATCGTCGCGCAGAAGGGCAATAGTCGGGCCGCGTACCTCGCCGCAGACATGCGCGAGGCGCTGGCGGCCGTCGATGTCGAAGCGGTTGTCGATGCGGCGACGGCCGAGGAACTAGACGTCGGTGGGTTCCCAGTCGAGCGGCTCGACGAGTGTGACCTCGTGGTGAGCATCGGGGGAGACGGGACGTTTCTCTACGCTGCACGAGGTGCAGACGGCGTCCCCATCCTCGGCGTGAACCTCGGCGAGGTCGGGTTCTTGAACGCCGTCTCTCCCGACGACGCAATCGACGAAGTGTTGAGCGAAGTCGCAGCGTTCCGAGACGGGACGCCGTCGGTCCGCGAAGTTCCGCGTATCGTCGCCCGCGGGGACGACTGGGAGATGGACCCCTCGATGAACGAAGTCGTCGTCCACGGCCCTCGACGAGGCCACGGTGGGGGTGCAGGGGTGGAGATCCGTGTCGACGGCTCGCTCTACTCCGGCGGTCACGCAGACGGCGTTCTCGTCACGACGCCTGCGGGTAGTACAGCCTACAACCTCAGCGAAGGTGGGCCGCTCGTCCATCCCGGCGTCGAAGGACTCGTCGTCACCGAGATGGCTGCACGTGAGGGGATGCCGTCGCTCGTCGTCCCACTCGATGCCACGGTCACTGTGACGGTCACAGACGCCGAGTCAGCCGTCGTCGTGGGTGACGGACGGACCCGCCGGACTGTCTCGACACCAATCGAGGTTCGCATCGAGCAGTCCGACTCGCCAGTTCGACTCGCTGGCCCAACCTCTGACTTCTTCGAAGCGCTTGGAAAACTCGACTAG
- a CDS encoding nitroreductase family protein, with the protein MEFKEVATTRRSIHEYADEPLDDETLETIFENAIQAPSSYNLQPWEFVVLREDETQEALRAAAYDQEHVTGAAASVVILGNKDPEAHAETIADDMLEKGYLPNEEVRDDILGNIAGMADLPEQERRVWTVRSTSLVSMALMHAAWDEGVATCAIGGFDPDAVLDAFDIDGDQYEPVMLLTMGIPAEDAGELQAEPKYRRPVDEVVHYEEFSPEREAVPAPADD; encoded by the coding sequence ATGGAATTCAAAGAGGTTGCGACGACCCGCCGTTCCATCCACGAATACGCAGACGAACCGCTCGACGACGAGACGCTCGAAACGATCTTCGAGAATGCGATTCAAGCACCGTCGAGTTACAACCTGCAACCGTGGGAGTTCGTCGTCCTCCGTGAAGACGAGACTCAAGAGGCACTCCGGGCAGCAGCGTACGACCAAGAACACGTCACCGGTGCCGCCGCGTCGGTCGTCATCCTCGGCAACAAAGACCCCGAAGCACACGCCGAAACCATCGCCGACGACATGCTCGAAAAGGGCTACCTCCCGAACGAGGAGGTCCGCGACGACATCCTCGGAAACATCGCCGGGATGGCCGACCTGCCCGAGCAGGAACGCCGCGTCTGGACCGTTCGCTCGACGTCACTCGTCTCGATGGCCCTCATGCACGCCGCGTGGGACGAAGGTGTCGCCACCTGCGCCATCGGTGGCTTCGACCCCGACGCCGTCCTCGATGCGTTCGACATCGACGGCGACCAGTACGAACCCGTGATGCTTCTGACGATGGGTATTCCCGCCGAAGACGCCGGTGAACTGCAGGCTGAGCCCAAATACCGCCGCCCTGTCGACGAAGTCGTCCACTACGAGGAGTTCTCGCCAGAGCGCGAGGCCGTCCCCGCGCCTGCCGACGACTGA
- a CDS encoding S66 family peptidase → MPPQFTTPPPLEPGSRIAVVAPSRPIDESRRNRACQRLRETFGLEPVIFETARRDWEWLRDNSRARAEDIVDAFEDPSIDGVIAVTGGDDQIRVLKHLDPERLTANPTRFYGFSDNDNLRLFLWNHGIVSYGATLHPTLILDPEIHPYTERYLRRAFFDDALGVVEPAPEWTDRWFDFDTGEPREWYENPGRTWHGDERVSGTLWGGCFSIVKWHLQTDRYLPTPDELDGAILALETSEDVPLPREVGYTLRSMGERGLLQRFDGLVMGRPQTYSPELEWEPPADYGEQLREAVLSVLSEYNPEATAVFDVEFGHADPSVPLPLGAKATLDPTAEEIHVE, encoded by the coding sequence GTGCCCCCACAGTTCACGACGCCGCCACCGCTCGAGCCGGGCAGTCGGATTGCCGTCGTCGCACCGTCGCGCCCCATCGACGAGTCGAGGCGAAACAGAGCGTGCCAGCGACTCCGAGAGACGTTCGGTCTGGAGCCAGTGATATTCGAGACGGCCCGCCGAGACTGGGAGTGGCTCCGTGACAACTCGCGAGCGCGCGCGGAAGATATCGTGGATGCGTTCGAAGACCCGTCGATCGACGGCGTCATCGCGGTGACCGGTGGTGACGACCAGATTCGCGTCTTGAAGCATCTCGACCCAGAACGATTGACCGCCAACCCGACGCGATTCTACGGCTTCAGCGACAACGACAACCTCCGCCTGTTTCTCTGGAACCACGGCATCGTGAGTTACGGTGCGACACTGCACCCGACGCTCATCTTGGACCCCGAGATACACCCCTACACCGAGCGGTATCTCAGACGTGCGTTCTTCGACGACGCACTCGGCGTGGTCGAACCGGCCCCGGAGTGGACCGACAGATGGTTCGACTTCGACACCGGGGAACCTCGCGAATGGTACGAGAACCCCGGCCGGACGTGGCACGGTGACGAGCGCGTCTCCGGGACGCTTTGGGGCGGATGCTTCAGCATCGTCAAGTGGCACCTCCAGACAGACCGCTACCTCCCGACTCCTGACGAACTCGACGGTGCGATACTCGCGCTCGAAACGTCGGAAGACGTGCCACTGCCTCGTGAAGTAGGGTATACCCTTCGTTCGATGGGTGAGCGGGGACTCCTCCAGCGATTCGACGGACTCGTGATGGGTCGGCCACAGACGTACTCGCCAGAGTTAGAGTGGGAACCGCCAGCGGACTACGGCGAGCAACTCCGCGAAGCGGTGCTGTCCGTTCTCAGTGAGTACAACCCGGAGGCGACTGCCGTCTTCGACGTGGAGTTCGGCCACGCAGACCCGAGCGTTCCACTCCCACTCGGGGCGAAGGCGACGCTCGACCCTACTGCTGAAGAGATACACGTGGAGTAA
- a CDS encoding SDR family oxidoreductase, producing the protein MTRKRGRVLVAGATGRTGRFVLDTLAETPFVVRALTRDSDAEATLRTQGADEVVVGDLLNRDDAREAVIDVDAVVSTVGVAAGLETIRGELVDGEGVENLVDAATAAGVKRFVLTSSIGVGDSKGGLPLSLRAILTAAGVLSAKERGERRLRDAPLDHTIVRPGALTDAPATDEVLVGEGGDSVRGSIPRADVANVLTRSLFTPAAENRTFEIVSRPGLRGRPNYLVDIQWGSVPRGEPAD; encoded by the coding sequence ATGACACGGAAGCGCGGCCGCGTCCTCGTCGCCGGTGCGACGGGTCGGACCGGCCGGTTCGTCCTCGACACGCTGGCGGAGACTCCGTTCGTGGTCAGGGCGCTCACCCGCGACTCCGACGCGGAAGCCACACTTCGGACACAGGGGGCAGACGAAGTCGTCGTCGGTGACCTCCTGAACCGCGACGATGCGAGGGAAGCGGTAATCGACGTCGACGCCGTCGTCTCGACTGTCGGCGTCGCCGCCGGTCTCGAAACGATTCGCGGAGAGCTCGTCGACGGTGAAGGCGTCGAAAACCTCGTCGATGCCGCGACTGCCGCAGGCGTCAAACGCTTCGTTCTCACCTCGTCTATCGGCGTCGGTGATTCGAAAGGCGGTCTCCCGCTCTCACTCCGCGCGATTCTCACCGCTGCGGGCGTCCTCTCGGCCAAGGAACGTGGCGAGAGACGACTCAGAGACGCCCCACTCGACCACACGATTGTTCGACCGGGGGCGCTGACCGACGCGCCGGCGACCGACGAAGTCCTCGTCGGCGAGGGTGGAGACTCTGTCCGAGGAAGTATCCCCCGCGCGGACGTGGCGAACGTGCTCACCCGCTCGCTGTTCACCCCTGCAGCGGAGAACCGAACGTTCGAAATCGTCTCGCGACCGGGACTTCGTGGACGACCGAACTACCTCGTCGACATCCAGTGGGGATCCGTTCCACGAGGCGAACCCGCCGACTAG